The following proteins come from a genomic window of Methanocella conradii HZ254:
- a CDS encoding deoxyguanosinetriphosphate triphosphohydrolase family protein gives MRRKLSEGIEAAIERCNEAYDGSLSRYAAKNADARRRKPDAEDIRRPYFHDGDRIMHSRAYARYIDKTQVFYLIKNDHITHRVLHVQLVSKIARMISRGLQLNEDLVEAIALGHDIGHVPYGHDGEKYLSNVCEKHGIGRFRHNVQSVRALDRIEGLNLTLQVLDGILAHNGEAHDTLIKPAFGKSWDTFDKEVEACQRALSDHSGILPMTMEGCVVRVSDTISFIGRDIEDAITIGLIARDEVPKECADILGDNNRDIVNNLVIDVIENSYGEGHIALSAETAAALKKLREFNERRIYNHPGVKSEAGKIERMFSMLFETFLDALEKEDHSSRVYRDYLDVMGKDRREEYLDGISDPEVVRDFIAGMTDDYFNDAFREIFLPTKRRL, from the coding sequence ATGCGAAGGAAGCTCTCGGAGGGGATAGAGGCGGCAATTGAAAGGTGCAATGAGGCGTATGATGGCTCGCTCTCGCGATACGCCGCCAAAAATGCCGATGCGAGGCGCAGGAAGCCCGACGCCGAGGACATACGAAGGCCGTACTTCCACGACGGCGACCGCATCATGCACTCGAGGGCCTACGCGAGGTATATAGACAAGACGCAGGTATTTTACCTTATAAAGAACGACCACATAACGCACCGGGTGCTCCACGTCCAGCTAGTTTCAAAGATAGCACGCATGATAAGCAGGGGGCTACAATTAAATGAAGACCTGGTCGAGGCGATAGCGCTGGGCCACGACATAGGGCACGTGCCATACGGCCACGACGGCGAGAAGTACCTCTCTAACGTGTGCGAGAAGCACGGGATAGGCAGGTTCCGCCACAACGTGCAGAGCGTGAGGGCGCTGGACAGGATAGAGGGCCTGAACCTGACCCTGCAGGTGCTGGACGGCATACTGGCCCATAACGGAGAGGCACACGATACGCTCATAAAGCCGGCCTTCGGCAAGTCCTGGGATACGTTTGATAAAGAAGTTGAGGCGTGCCAGCGGGCCCTTTCAGACCATTCGGGCATCCTTCCCATGACAATGGAGGGGTGCGTCGTGCGGGTCTCAGACACCATCAGCTTCATCGGCAGGGATATCGAGGACGCCATAACGATAGGCCTCATCGCCAGGGACGAGGTTCCGAAGGAGTGCGCCGACATTCTAGGAGATAATAACAGGGACATCGTGAACAACCTCGTCATAGACGTCATCGAGAACAGCTATGGGGAAGGCCATATAGCGTTGAGCGCGGAGACGGCTGCTGCGCTCAAGAAGTTGCGGGAGTTCAACGAGAGGCGCATATACAATCACCCGGGGGTCAAGTCAGAGGCAGGCAAGATTGAGCGCATGTTCTCCATGCTCTTCGAGACCTTTCTGGATGCGCTTGAAAAAGAGGACCACAGTTCGAGGGTCTACAGGGATTACCTGGACGTGATGGGGAAAGACAGGCGAGAGGAATACCTGGATGGCATCTCGGACCCGGAAGTCGTGAGAGACTTCATCGCGGGCATGACCGACGACTACTTCAACGACGCCTTCAGGGAGATATTTTTGCCCACGAAGAGGCGGCTATAG
- a CDS encoding ABC transporter permease, protein MRAVDILEYAFSDFSNNKFKTMMSSLGIIIGVMAIVVMLTLGDGLYSGVSKQFGDLDLDQMLVIPGSLQSQSGGVSYTYSQASEKPPAKFTDRDISLLMSTPGVVEVNARIMESGVVTYNEENRSLSIQGIHAASEARLARDIDKGRFLSSTDTYSVVLGSKVANGTFTKLIRPGSLITITNPMNGRSHQYTVVGILKESNGSIISGDPNTNIYMTTDGIKGFSSASTYSMIYVRASSPEAAQQTADNVEEALGRLHRNEGYGVITVKSFSDAINAIFDYIKYILGGIAAISLVVGGIGILNVMMLTVKERTKEIGLMKAVGATTADVRMLFLSESAMLGIASGLIGLVIAWLIALVIGSLAGMPMPLTLDNVLIGLGFGFVTTTVAGVYPANQAATLDPIEALRTE, encoded by the coding sequence ATGAGAGCTGTCGACATTCTAGAGTATGCGTTCTCAGATTTTTCCAATAACAAGTTCAAGACCATGATGTCCTCCCTGGGCATAATTATAGGCGTCATGGCCATAGTGGTCATGCTCACCCTCGGGGATGGCCTGTACTCTGGCGTCAGCAAGCAGTTCGGCGACCTGGACCTGGACCAGATGCTCGTTATACCCGGAAGCCTGCAGAGCCAGAGTGGCGGCGTCAGCTATACGTATAGCCAGGCATCAGAAAAGCCGCCTGCCAAGTTCACCGATAGGGACATAAGCCTCCTCATGAGCACCCCCGGGGTGGTCGAGGTCAACGCGAGGATCATGGAGAGCGGCGTAGTCACCTATAACGAGGAGAACAGGAGCCTTTCCATACAGGGCATCCACGCGGCAAGCGAGGCCAGGCTGGCCCGCGACATCGATAAGGGGAGGTTCCTCTCGTCCACGGATACCTACAGCGTCGTGTTGGGCAGCAAGGTGGCCAACGGCACCTTTACTAAACTCATAAGGCCCGGCTCGCTCATAACCATCACCAACCCCATGAATGGGAGGTCGCACCAGTATACCGTGGTGGGCATTTTAAAGGAGAGCAACGGCTCGATAATCTCCGGGGACCCGAATACAAATATATACATGACCACTGACGGCATAAAGGGCTTCTCGTCCGCGAGCACGTATAGCATGATTTACGTGAGGGCGTCCTCCCCGGAGGCGGCGCAGCAGACGGCCGATAACGTGGAGGAGGCGCTGGGCAGGCTGCACCGTAACGAGGGGTATGGGGTCATAACGGTTAAATCCTTCTCGGATGCGATAAACGCCATCTTTGACTACATCAAGTACATCCTGGGCGGCATAGCCGCCATATCTCTGGTAGTCGGGGGCATAGGGATATTGAACGTGATGATGCTTACTGTGAAGGAGCGCACTAAGGAGATAGGCCTCATGAAGGCGGTTGGCGCGACCACGGCAGACGTGAGGATGCTGTTTTTATCGGAGTCCGCCATGCTTGGCATAGCTAGCGGCCTTATCGGCCTGGTGATTGCCTGGCTCATCGCTCTCGTGATCGGCAGCCTGGCAGGAATGCCTATGCCCCTAACTTTGGATAACGTCCTCATTGGCCTTGGCTTCGGCTTCGTCACCACCACAGTTGCGGGCGTTTACCCGGCTAACCAGGCGGCCACTCTGGACCCCATCGAGGCGCTGAGGACTGAGTAA
- a CDS encoding DJ-1/PfpI family protein, whose product MEFDLANTEVVLVAAPKDFRDEELFIPEDVFSEAGAFVLTASTTKSSIHGSQGGSTEPDLHIEDINVDSLDAIVIAGGSGARQYLWHNESLLGKVREANDKGKIIGAICVSGAIPALAGIMKDRMGTVYPDPEALDILKGHGEIYVDEGVVVDGNVITANGPQYAKEFAEAILGLLKQRLLTTI is encoded by the coding sequence ATGGAGTTCGACCTGGCTAATACGGAGGTCGTTCTTGTGGCCGCTCCTAAAGACTTCAGGGATGAGGAGCTTTTCATCCCCGAGGACGTGTTTTCTGAGGCCGGGGCCTTTGTGCTGACCGCCAGCACGACGAAGAGCTCCATACACGGCTCGCAGGGCGGCTCGACTGAGCCGGACCTGCATATAGAGGACATCAACGTCGATAGCCTCGATGCCATTGTCATAGCCGGCGGCAGCGGCGCCCGTCAGTATCTATGGCATAACGAGTCCCTTCTAGGAAAGGTGAGGGAAGCTAACGATAAAGGAAAGATAATTGGAGCCATCTGCGTCTCAGGCGCCATACCGGCCCTGGCGGGCATCATGAAGGACAGGATGGGGACCGTCTATCCCGACCCGGAGGCGCTAGATATCCTAAAAGGGCACGGCGAAATCTACGTGGACGAGGGCGTGGTCGTGGATGGAAACGTGATCACGGCAAATGGGCCACAGTACGCTAAGGAGTTCGCCGAAGCCATATTAGGGCTTCTTAAGCAGAGGCTCCTTACCACCATATAA
- a CDS encoding sugar phosphate isomerase/epimerase family protein, with protein sequence MYYGTLADPRGEGDIHQELRYARDAGFDFVEISVEGPRYTLSRLKPRIGEIKSAGKELGLFFTCHTPWGWNVGNPYKGIRDATINEVMGVIGFAEEIEARLVTVHMHTRFGLYDKKDMIGYMAEGLGSLCDRAEKSGMAITVENVDQGVDDLRRLFELEPRAKFHLDVGHANVSCKGGASILEFIEAFKDRLYHVHVHDNKGGHGVDGDLHLALGMGNIDWHKVVKALKGAGYDKTITLEVFTKNRQYLEASLDILKSLVGE encoded by the coding sequence ATGTACTATGGAACGCTCGCCGACCCCAGGGGCGAGGGCGACATACACCAGGAGCTGCGCTATGCCAGGGACGCGGGCTTCGACTTCGTGGAGATAAGCGTGGAGGGCCCCAGGTATACGCTGTCAAGGCTTAAGCCGCGAATTGGGGAGATAAAGAGCGCGGGGAAGGAATTGGGCTTATTTTTTACCTGCCATACCCCATGGGGATGGAACGTGGGGAACCCGTACAAGGGCATAAGGGATGCCACTATTAACGAGGTGATGGGCGTCATCGGTTTCGCGGAGGAGATAGAGGCCCGGCTGGTGACGGTGCACATGCACACCCGCTTCGGGCTTTACGATAAGAAGGACATGATAGGCTACATGGCGGAGGGGCTGGGCTCTCTATGCGACAGGGCTGAGAAGTCGGGCATGGCCATAACCGTGGAGAACGTGGACCAGGGCGTGGACGACCTCAGGAGGCTTTTCGAGCTGGAGCCCAGGGCAAAGTTTCATTTAGACGTGGGCCACGCCAACGTATCCTGCAAGGGCGGCGCCAGCATCCTCGAGTTCATAGAGGCCTTCAAAGACAGGCTATACCACGTCCACGTGCACGATAACAAGGGCGGCCATGGCGTGGACGGCGACTTACACCTGGCGCTGGGCATGGGCAACATCGACTGGCACAAGGTGGTGAAAGCCCTCAAGGGCGCGGGCTACGATAAAACTATCACTCTCGAGGTCTTCACGAAAAACAGGCAATACCTGGAGGCGAGCCTGGACATCCTTAAAAGCCTGGTAGGCGAGTGA
- a CDS encoding glycosyltransferase family 4 protein — translation MRLAFFAWEYPPRLVGGLGTYAQYITRELVKMGHDVTVFTMNTGSLKTHEVLHGVSVHRPLGVDASGILRVIAASELQSWGDQLRFFGSIFTYDMLSCAKMVNRLIKKEKVEFDVACVHDWMGAMALLILKEEMQLPVAFHVHSTEWGRSRGRGSKVVSDIEHRGSIMADRIVTVSYAMKEDLASHGWDAGKVNVVWNGVDPGVYDPSKVDMVEAGVLRERYGASDKKMILFVGRLNWVKGIMNLVQAMPAVLKEYPNAKLVILGTGDEESNIRHLIKRLGLEDDVACRFEFVSEHERILHYAAADLCAFPSLYEPFGIVSLEAMAMEKPIVVGASGVSGLKEQVVNAGPDRTGVHVDGNSPEDIAWGIKETLIDDDRMRRWGKSARRRVLEYFTWEKVARETLGIYEEMARSYGK, via the coding sequence ATGAGGCTTGCGTTCTTCGCATGGGAGTACCCGCCACGGCTTGTGGGAGGGCTTGGGACCTACGCCCAGTACATCACGAGGGAGCTCGTAAAGATGGGGCACGACGTGACCGTGTTCACCATGAACACGGGCAGCCTGAAAACCCACGAGGTGCTGCACGGGGTCTCAGTACACAGGCCGCTCGGGGTGGACGCCTCGGGCATCCTCAGAGTCATCGCCGCGAGCGAGCTGCAATCGTGGGGCGACCAGCTAAGGTTTTTCGGCTCTATCTTTACGTATGACATGCTGAGCTGCGCAAAGATGGTCAACAGGCTGATAAAGAAAGAGAAGGTCGAGTTCGACGTGGCGTGCGTCCATGACTGGATGGGGGCGATGGCGCTTTTAATCTTAAAGGAGGAGATGCAATTGCCGGTGGCATTCCACGTCCACTCGACCGAGTGGGGCAGGAGCCGGGGCCGGGGAAGCAAGGTGGTGAGCGACATCGAGCACCGCGGCTCCATCATGGCGGACCGCATAGTCACGGTGAGCTATGCGATGAAGGAGGACCTGGCCAGCCATGGATGGGATGCCGGGAAAGTGAACGTCGTTTGGAACGGCGTGGACCCTGGCGTGTACGATCCCTCCAAGGTTGACATGGTCGAGGCGGGGGTGCTCAGGGAACGCTACGGCGCCTCGGATAAAAAGATGATACTGTTCGTGGGAAGGCTAAACTGGGTCAAGGGCATCATGAACCTGGTACAGGCCATGCCCGCCGTATTAAAGGAGTATCCGAATGCTAAGCTCGTCATCCTGGGCACGGGCGACGAGGAGAGCAACATAAGGCATCTCATAAAGAGGCTTGGCCTTGAGGATGACGTGGCCTGCAGGTTTGAGTTCGTATCGGAGCACGAGCGTATCTTGCACTACGCTGCTGCGGACCTGTGTGCCTTTCCCTCCCTTTACGAGCCCTTTGGCATCGTGAGCCTCGAGGCGATGGCTATGGAGAAGCCCATAGTCGTGGGCGCGAGCGGCGTATCGGGGCTTAAGGAGCAGGTTGTCAACGCCGGGCCAGACAGGACTGGTGTGCATGTTGACGGGAACAGCCCCGAGGACATCGCGTGGGGGATCAAAGAAACGCTTATTGACGACGATAGGATGAGGCGGTGGGGCAAGTCTGCCCGCAGAAGGGTTCTAGAGTACTTCACCTGGGAGAAAGTTGCGCGCGAGACGCTGGGCATTTATGAGGAGATGGCGCGGTCATATGGCAAATGA
- a CDS encoding helix-turn-helix domain-containing protein, with the protein MSIAMSIGIRHRDCWHYRLSKALAATIIVKYTYMLPNDQLYGYQTIVSARIGELESFLASIPQVKKFAILSRSADRAEVITWAEQSSIIDSIIKKNCVFIGPTIVKDGVENWHIVAPTREELQEAVAALERCAEIAYIRSAEVVEPDVGLTERQMSALKAAVEMGYFETPRRSSIKDVAKRLKVSPSTAVEHLRKAEKKVLESYAKP; encoded by the coding sequence ATGTCCATAGCGATGAGCATCGGCATACGGCACAGGGATTGCTGGCACTACAGGCTTTCGAAGGCGCTGGCGGCGACCATCATCGTGAAATACACCTACATGCTCCCCAATGACCAGCTCTATGGCTACCAGACCATAGTGAGCGCCAGGATCGGCGAGCTTGAATCATTTTTAGCGTCCATCCCCCAGGTCAAGAAGTTCGCCATCCTATCGAGGTCTGCGGACAGGGCGGAGGTCATCACCTGGGCGGAGCAGAGCTCTATCATCGACAGCATAATCAAGAAGAATTGTGTGTTCATTGGCCCGACTATAGTGAAAGATGGTGTGGAGAACTGGCATATAGTGGCTCCGACGCGGGAAGAGCTACAGGAGGCAGTGGCAGCCCTGGAGCGTTGCGCCGAGATAGCGTACATACGCAGCGCAGAAGTAGTGGAGCCGGACGTGGGCCTAACGGAGCGACAGATGAGCGCTCTCAAGGCTGCGGTGGAGATGGGGTATTTCGAGACGCCCCGCCGCTCCTCCATTAAGGACGTGGCCAAAAGGCTAAAGGTGTCGCCATCGACCGCGGTGGAACACCTGAGGAAGGCGGAGAAGAAGGTGCTCGAGAGCTATGCAAAGCCATAG
- the ilvC gene encoding ketol-acid reductoisomerase: protein MVTIYYDKDADLKYLKDKKIAIIGYGSQGMAQSQCLKDSGLDVVVGLRKGGASWDQAKKDGMAVATIEDAAKQADVVQMLIPDELQGKVYREQVEPYMKKGKTLMFSHGFNIHYEMIKPGDGIDVVMIAPKSPGHLVRRMYLEGKGVPSLIAVHKDYSGKAHKVGLAYAKGIGSTRAGVIETTFKEETETDLFGEQVDLCGGVTEMVKASFETLVDAGYQPEIAYFETLHELKLIVDLMYEGGMTNMWDSVSDTAKYGGLTRGKRIINDKSRMEMWRTLEEIQDGRFAREWVLENMAGRPVFNKLTEMDAEHPIEKVGKELRAMMPWLKK from the coding sequence ATGGTCACCATTTATTATGATAAGGATGCCGATCTAAAGTACTTGAAGGATAAGAAGATAGCCATCATAGGCTATGGCAGCCAGGGGATGGCCCAGTCGCAGTGCTTGAAAGATTCTGGCTTAGACGTCGTCGTGGGCCTGAGGAAGGGCGGCGCGTCCTGGGACCAGGCGAAGAAGGATGGGATGGCGGTGGCCACCATAGAGGACGCCGCGAAGCAGGCCGACGTCGTCCAGATGCTCATCCCGGACGAGCTTCAGGGAAAGGTGTATAGGGAGCAGGTCGAGCCCTATATGAAGAAGGGCAAGACGCTGATGTTTTCGCACGGGTTTAATATCCACTACGAGATGATAAAGCCTGGCGATGGCATCGACGTGGTCATGATCGCCCCCAAGAGCCCCGGCCACCTGGTGAGGAGGATGTACCTGGAAGGCAAGGGCGTCCCATCGTTGATAGCCGTACATAAGGATTACTCGGGCAAGGCCCATAAGGTGGGACTGGCGTACGCGAAGGGCATAGGCTCCACCAGGGCGGGGGTCATCGAGACCACGTTCAAGGAGGAGACCGAGACTGACCTGTTCGGCGAGCAGGTGGACCTCTGCGGCGGCGTCACCGAGATGGTGAAGGCCTCCTTCGAGACGCTGGTGGATGCGGGCTATCAGCCCGAGATAGCATACTTCGAGACCCTGCACGAGCTGAAGCTGATAGTGGACCTGATGTACGAAGGCGGCATGACGAACATGTGGGATAGCGTGTCCGACACCGCCAAGTATGGCGGCCTGACTAGAGGCAAGCGCATCATAAACGATAAGAGCCGGATGGAGATGTGGCGGACGCTGGAGGAGATACAGGATGGGCGGTTCGCCAGGGAGTGGGTGCTTGAGAACATGGCAGGAAGGCCCGTCTTTAATAAGCTTACAGAGATGGACGCGGAGCACCCCATCGAGAAGGTGGGCAAGGAGCTTCGGGCCATGATGCCGTGGCTCAAGAAGTAA